A genomic window from Pseudomonas marvdashtae includes:
- the serB gene encoding phosphoserine phosphatase SerB encodes MREIVLINITGSDRPGLTAAITGVLAQGGVNILDIGQAVIHDTLSFGILVEIPDTEQGKSVLKDILFTAYKLDQQVRFTPVSEADYQNWVAGQGKKRHIVTLLTRKVTAEQLQRVSSITAKYGLNIDHIDRLSGRMPLDTPADQGKGCIEFSVRGEPADPQALRAEFLSVAQELNVDIAFQEDSLFRRNRRLAVFDMDSTLIEAEVIDELAKAAGVGDKVSAITERAMAGELDFRASFKERLALLQGLDVSVLDSIGASLRLTEGAETLFAELKRLGYKTAILSGGFAYFAKQLQAKLGIDYVFANELEVVDGKVTGVAVEPIVDAQRKADLLRELAAKEGLRLEQTIAVGDGANDLPMLAIAGLGVAFRAKPLVKQSARQAISTLGLDGVLYLLGFRDRDGQV; translated from the coding sequence TTGCGCGAAATTGTCCTGATAAACATCACTGGCAGCGACCGTCCGGGTCTGACTGCGGCCATTACCGGCGTTCTGGCCCAGGGTGGTGTGAACATTCTCGACATTGGACAGGCGGTGATCCACGACACGCTGTCGTTCGGCATCCTGGTTGAAATCCCGGACACCGAGCAGGGCAAGTCGGTGCTCAAGGACATCCTGTTTACCGCCTACAAGCTTGACCAGCAGGTACGGTTCACTCCGGTATCGGAAGCCGATTACCAAAACTGGGTGGCCGGGCAGGGCAAGAAACGGCACATCGTGACGCTGTTGACTCGCAAGGTCACCGCCGAGCAATTGCAGCGCGTCAGTTCGATCACGGCGAAATATGGCCTGAACATCGATCACATCGATCGGCTGTCCGGGCGCATGCCGCTCGATACCCCGGCCGACCAAGGCAAGGGCTGCATCGAATTTTCCGTGCGCGGCGAACCTGCCGATCCCCAGGCGTTGCGTGCTGAGTTCCTCAGCGTGGCCCAGGAGCTGAACGTCGATATCGCGTTCCAGGAAGATTCGCTGTTTCGCCGTAACCGCCGCCTGGCGGTGTTCGACATGGACTCGACACTGATCGAAGCCGAAGTGATCGACGAGTTGGCCAAGGCTGCCGGCGTCGGCGACAAGGTGTCGGCCATCACTGAGCGGGCCATGGCTGGCGAGCTGGATTTCCGGGCCAGCTTCAAGGAGCGCCTGGCGCTGCTGCAAGGCCTGGATGTGAGCGTGCTGGATTCCATCGGCGCTTCCCTGCGCCTGACCGAAGGCGCCGAAACCCTGTTTGCCGAACTCAAGCGACTGGGCTACAAGACCGCGATTCTGTCGGGCGGCTTCGCGTATTTTGCCAAGCAATTGCAGGCCAAGCTCGGTATCGACTACGTGTTCGCCAACGAGCTGGAAGTGGTGGACGGCAAGGTGACCGGCGTGGCGGTCGAGCCGATCGTCGATGCCCAGCGCAAGGCGGATCTGCTGCGTGAACTGGCCGCCAAAGAGGGCCTGCGCCTGGAGCAGACCATCGCCGTAGGCGACGGAGCCAACGATCTGCCGATGCTGGCCATCGCCGGGCTCGGCGTGGCGTTCCGGGCCAAGCCGCTGGTCAAGCAGTCGGCCAGGCAGGCGATTTCAACCTTGGGGTTGGATGGGGTGTTGTATCTGCTGGGCTTCAGGGACCGCGACGGGCAGGTTTGA
- a CDS encoding PqiC family protein, with protein sequence MTVLRLPILWLAGLLGLAGCSMNQPVSLYQLDSGTPAQPAQSTGMAVLLGPVLIADYLQRETLLQRQPDGSLQAATDGRWAGSLSSDIDQLLLRQVAGHLDSQRVVLAPATQGFSPDVQVLLSITRLDSGESQPAVLDAQWRLIDRRGKVRENRIVHLQEQHAGSTAAQVQAQGVLLQRLAEQLSVSLKPLANQPPIAEVPRKAAPAPAKPVEKEKDKIPMALPIRTDMEVFRF encoded by the coding sequence ATGACTGTTCTGCGCCTTCCTATTTTGTGGCTCGCCGGCCTGCTTGGCCTGGCGGGCTGCAGCATGAATCAGCCGGTGTCCTTGTACCAACTGGACAGCGGTACCCCAGCCCAGCCTGCGCAAAGCACAGGCATGGCCGTATTGCTCGGCCCGGTGCTGATTGCCGACTACCTTCAGCGTGAAACCCTGTTGCAACGCCAGCCAGACGGCAGCCTGCAAGCCGCCACGGATGGACGCTGGGCTGGCAGCTTGTCTTCCGACATCGATCAGTTGTTGCTGCGCCAGGTTGCGGGCCATTTGGACAGTCAGCGCGTAGTGCTGGCCCCGGCCACCCAGGGATTCTCCCCGGATGTTCAGGTCCTGCTGTCAATTACCCGGCTGGACTCAGGCGAATCCCAGCCAGCGGTCCTCGATGCCCAGTGGCGACTGATCGACCGTCGCGGCAAGGTTCGCGAAAACCGCATTGTTCATCTGCAAGAGCAGCACGCGGGCTCCACCGCTGCGCAGGTCCAGGCACAAGGCGTGCTCTTGCAGCGCCTGGCCGAGCAATTGTCCGTGTCGCTCAAGCCGCTGGCCAACCAGCCGCCTATCGCAGAGGTCCCACGCAAGGCTGCTCCCGCCCCAGCAAAACCGGTTGAAAAGGAAAAGGACAAGATTCCCATGGCCTTGCCGATTCGTACGGACATGGAAGTGTTCAGGTTCTGA
- the parC gene encoding DNA topoisomerase IV subunit A has product MSDILADSLDGVERRSLADFTENAYLNYSMYVIMDRALPHIGDGLKPVQRRIIYAMSELGLDADSKHKKSARTVGDVLGKFHPHGDSACYEAMVLMAQPFSYRYTLVDGQGNWGAPDDPKSFAAMRYTEARLSRYSEVLLSELGQGTADWGPNFDGTLDEPLVLPARLPNILLNGTTGIAVGMATDVPPHNLREVATACVRLLDEPKATVEQLCEHIQGPDYPTEAEIITPRADLLKIYETGRGSVRMRAVYHIEDGDIIVTSLPHQVSGAKVMEQIAAMMQAKPSKAPQVADLRDESDHENPCRLVIIPVNSRVDHDALMQHLFASTDLESSYRVNINIIGLDGKPQLKNLRALLVEWLEFRVKTVRRRLQFRLDKVERRLHLLDGLLIAYLNLDEVIHIIRTEEHPKASLIARFALSEIQADYILDTRLRQLARLEEMKLRAEQDELLKEQAKLQALLGSEAKLKKLVRTELLKDAETYGDDRRSPIVERAEAKALTEHDLLPNEKVTVVLSEKGWVRSAKGHDIDAAGLSYKAGDNFKALAPGRSNQFAVFIDSTGRSYSVPAHTLPSARGQGEPLTGRLTPPPGATFECVLMPDDDGLYVIASDAGYGFVVKGEDLQAKNKAGKALLSLPNNAKVIAPRPVTDRENNWLASVTTEGRLLVFKISDLPQLGKGKGNKIIGISGERVASREEYVTDIAVIPEGATLVLQAGKRTLSLKADDLEHYKGERGRRGNKLPRGFQRVDALLVENLN; this is encoded by the coding sequence ATGAGCGACATTCTTGCAGACAGCTTAGACGGCGTAGAACGCCGGTCGCTGGCTGACTTCACCGAAAATGCCTACCTCAATTACTCCATGTACGTGATCATGGACCGCGCCTTGCCGCACATCGGCGACGGTCTCAAGCCGGTTCAGCGGCGGATCATCTACGCCATGAGTGAGTTGGGGCTGGACGCTGACTCCAAGCACAAGAAGTCGGCACGGACCGTCGGTGACGTGCTCGGTAAATTCCACCCCCACGGCGATTCGGCTTGCTACGAAGCCATGGTGTTGATGGCCCAGCCGTTCAGCTATCGCTACACCTTGGTGGACGGGCAGGGCAACTGGGGTGCGCCGGACGATCCCAAGTCGTTCGCGGCCATGCGTTACACGGAGGCGCGGCTGTCGCGTTATTCCGAAGTGCTGCTCAGCGAACTGGGCCAGGGCACTGCGGACTGGGGGCCGAACTTCGACGGTACCCTCGACGAACCCCTGGTGTTGCCGGCACGTTTGCCGAATATTCTTCTCAATGGCACCACCGGTATCGCCGTGGGCATGGCCACTGACGTGCCGCCGCACAACCTGCGGGAAGTGGCCACGGCGTGCGTGCGTCTGCTGGACGAGCCGAAAGCCACGGTGGAGCAGCTCTGCGAGCATATCCAAGGCCCGGACTACCCGACCGAAGCGGAAATCATCACTCCCCGCGCCGATCTACTGAAAATCTACGAGACCGGCCGTGGTTCGGTGCGCATGCGTGCCGTTTATCACATCGAAGACGGCGACATCATTGTCACGTCGCTGCCGCATCAGGTTTCCGGTGCCAAGGTGATGGAACAGATTGCCGCGATGATGCAGGCAAAGCCATCGAAGGCGCCGCAAGTTGCTGACCTGCGTGACGAGTCCGACCACGAGAACCCGTGTCGCCTGGTGATCATTCCGGTCAATAGCCGGGTCGACCACGATGCGCTGATGCAGCACCTGTTCGCCAGCACTGACCTGGAGTCCAGCTACCGGGTCAACATCAACATCATCGGCCTGGACGGCAAGCCGCAGTTGAAAAACCTGCGGGCCTTGCTGGTGGAATGGCTGGAGTTCCGGGTCAAGACCGTGCGCCGGCGCTTGCAATTCCGCCTGGACAAAGTAGAGCGCCGCCTGCACCTGTTGGACGGTTTGCTGATTGCCTACCTCAACCTGGATGAAGTGATCCACATCATCCGTACCGAGGAGCACCCCAAGGCCAGCCTGATCGCCCGTTTCGCCCTGAGCGAAATCCAGGCCGACTACATTCTCGATACCCGCCTGCGGCAGTTGGCGCGCCTGGAAGAAATGAAGTTGCGCGCCGAGCAGGATGAATTGCTCAAGGAGCAGGCGAAGCTGCAAGCCCTGCTGGGCAGCGAAGCCAAGCTCAAGAAACTGGTACGCACCGAACTGCTCAAGGACGCCGAAACCTACGGTGACGACCGCCGCTCGCCTATCGTCGAGCGCGCCGAAGCCAAGGCACTGACCGAACATGATCTGTTGCCGAACGAGAAAGTGACGGTTGTGCTGTCGGAAAAAGGTTGGGTGCGCTCCGCCAAGGGGCACGACATCGACGCTGCCGGGCTTTCCTACAAGGCTGGGGACAACTTCAAGGCCTTGGCGCCGGGACGTTCCAACCAGTTCGCGGTGTTCATCGATTCAACCGGGCGCAGTTATTCGGTGCCGGCCCATACCTTGCCTTCGGCTCGCGGCCAGGGCGAACCGCTGACCGGACGATTAACTCCTCCGCCGGGTGCAACTTTTGAATGCGTGCTGATGCCTGATGATGACGGGCTGTACGTTATCGCGTCGGACGCCGGTTACGGGTTCGTCGTCAAGGGTGAGGACCTGCAAGCCAAGAACAAGGCGGGCAAGGCGTTGTTGAGCCTGCCGAACAACGCCAAGGTCATTGCGCCGCGCCCGGTCACCGACCGCGAGAACAATTGGCTGGCCTCGGTGACGACCGAGGGTCGGTTGCTGGTGTTCAAGATAAGCGACCTGCCACAGCTGGGGAAAGGCAAAGGCAACAAGATTATCGGTATTTCCGGCGAACGGGTGGCGAGTCGCGAGGAATATGTCACGGATATTGCAGTGATACCCGAGGGTGCCACGCTTGTGCTTCAGGCAGGAAAGCGGACGCTATCTTTGAAAGCGGACGATCTTGAGCATTACAAGGGTGAACGCGGTCGGCGGGGCAACAAGCTTCCGAGGGGTTTTCAGAGGGTGGATGCGCTGCTCGTCGAAAACCTCAATTAA
- a CDS encoding AhpA/YtjB family protein produces the protein MNRPTPVKTDNFFLLIFRALRHRRVPIALRIASHNVILVALALVIYACVMGLQFKQAMHEQADALGESLTTQTATSATELLVSNDILSLNVLLNNLTKNKLVAHAAIYSVDNRILAEAGQRPKPGLLGETGGMYQSKITFQDVTAGQLRISLDMDQFQQPMTISLQSMGILSAILLALALALSLRLGRHISTPLLQLRVWLRDIDEHTPATQRQDEIGDLARQLHASFAPEPEPVPEPEDIDYVDEDDAEPEFEVRNLRDPGFDESAPMPASRPVPRHVVRTVEDDEDDDAFADLRDETVADAPQPIARPVASNLPQHSAVLAVQLGAQDQLRRLPQARLKELLERYRDCLDQAASLYQGELHTLNDGSTLMLFHAEDSGDDYLTNAICCGELLRALGHQLQIEVADSGITLQLQLGLTLGDSLLGLSQIDLLLTETAQDALALSQHSRNLLLVERKINDDALIRQRARIRPIASPEGACCVERLMEPYPSMLERQLARMHERQA, from the coding sequence GTGAACCGGCCCACGCCAGTCAAAACCGACAATTTCTTTCTGCTGATCTTCCGTGCACTGCGCCATCGTCGCGTGCCGATTGCATTACGCATTGCCAGCCATAACGTGATCCTGGTCGCCCTGGCCCTGGTCATCTATGCCTGCGTGATGGGTTTGCAGTTCAAGCAGGCCATGCACGAGCAGGCTGATGCCTTGGGCGAAAGCCTGACCACCCAGACCGCCACGTCCGCCACCGAGTTGCTGGTGTCCAACGACATCCTCAGCCTCAACGTGCTGCTCAACAACCTGACCAAGAACAAACTGGTCGCCCACGCCGCCATCTACAGCGTGGACAATCGCATCCTGGCGGAGGCCGGCCAGCGTCCCAAGCCGGGCCTGCTGGGTGAAACCGGTGGCATGTACCAGAGCAAGATCACGTTCCAGGATGTGACCGCCGGGCAACTGCGCATCAGCCTGGACATGGATCAGTTCCAGCAACCGATGACCATCAGCCTGCAGAGCATGGGCATTCTCAGCGCGATATTGTTGGCACTGGCACTGGCCTTGAGCCTGCGCCTGGGACGGCATATTTCCACGCCGCTGCTGCAATTGCGCGTCTGGCTGCGGGACATCGACGAACACACACCCGCCACCCAGCGCCAGGACGAAATTGGCGACCTGGCCCGGCAACTTCACGCCAGTTTCGCGCCGGAGCCTGAGCCCGTGCCTGAGCCCGAAGACATCGACTACGTCGATGAGGACGATGCCGAGCCGGAATTTGAAGTGCGCAACCTGCGGGACCCGGGCTTTGACGAAAGTGCGCCGATGCCTGCTTCCCGCCCTGTGCCGCGTCATGTGGTGCGTACGGTTGAAGACGATGAAGACGACGATGCCTTCGCCGACTTGCGAGATGAAACGGTCGCCGACGCGCCTCAACCGATCGCCCGCCCTGTCGCCTCGAACCTGCCGCAGCACAGCGCCGTACTAGCCGTTCAACTGGGCGCCCAGGATCAATTGCGACGCCTGCCCCAGGCCCGCCTGAAGGAACTGCTCGAACGTTATCGCGACTGCCTCGACCAGGCGGCATCACTTTATCAGGGCGAACTGCACACCTTGAACGACGGCAGCACATTGATGCTGTTCCACGCCGAAGACAGCGGCGACGACTACCTGACCAACGCCATTTGCTGCGGTGAATTGCTGCGGGCATTGGGTCATCAGTTGCAGATCGAGGTTGCCGACAGTGGCATTACCCTGCAATTGCAATTAGGCCTGACCCTCGGCGACAGCCTGCTCGGCCTGAGCCAGATCGATCTGCTGTTGACCGAAACAGCCCAGGACGCACTGGCCCTCTCCCAACACAGCCGCAACCTGCTGCTGGTGGAGCGCAAGATCAACGACGACGCCCTGATCCGCCAGCGCGCGCGTATCCGTCCCATCGCCAGTCCCGAAGGCGCCTGCTGTGTAGAGCGATTGATGGAGCCGTATCCGTCGATGCTGGAGCGGCAATTGGCGCGGATGCATGAGCGCCAGGCCTGA
- a CDS encoding molecular chaperone, which yields MNETSPLQLLRVSTPTQSRLSFCDATPRDLKRWIANLPKANIGETARLLYQALGELNLLLTPSENRLQLLELLRPEVYYVCKHLERHFLQQAIVLDDRSRKIVNLCQALQTHLAMGYKQIVVRLSPKFTKDRARVLATALQRALHALDGNLLRAGQLYSPVPEGLWLDLHQLYRIACQHKLQHLSVSDELASQVHQLNAEQTYVVALLLGASRSNQLRQSQIARLAEVLESWSQWVKLDPPASAATSLFAVAPQLDVGPRYRSKFRAEQQPSLQGFDLEPLVRAITTHLAHPVESSLPVPAGMSADTLHHLQAAWGEAVERSFQRTEGNGTLTLCVGMSALHYYLGGERSFSEILKNPATRKARFEASPTTKNDTWSQAFDAAPAGDSELLPYEEIEYPVNPADDDSTSSDNQHHFPTYDLPIINHSPGGYCLGWPKEVPEQLQAGEMVGIRDANDQTWSIAVVRWIRQVRNGAMQMGIELVAPHAQPCGLQLIREQSDQGHYLRGLLLPEISAIDLPPTVIAPRLPFQEGQQVLINTDGQARRAGLDRRVTSTHSFNQFAYRQEDSGTAGDGGAQEGDFDSLWKSL from the coding sequence ATGAATGAGACCAGCCCTCTCCAGCTACTGCGTGTTTCGACACCGACCCAGTCGCGCCTGTCCTTTTGCGATGCCACGCCTCGCGACCTCAAGCGTTGGATTGCCAACCTGCCCAAGGCCAACATCGGCGAAACCGCCCGCCTGTTGTATCAGGCGCTCGGCGAGCTGAACCTGCTGCTCACCCCCAGCGAAAACCGCCTGCAACTGCTCGAACTGCTGCGGCCCGAGGTTTATTACGTCTGCAAGCACCTGGAGCGACACTTCCTGCAGCAGGCCATTGTGCTGGACGACCGCTCGCGCAAGATCGTCAACCTGTGCCAGGCCCTGCAGACCCATCTGGCGATGGGTTACAAGCAAATAGTCGTACGCCTCTCGCCCAAGTTCACCAAGGATCGGGCGCGCGTGCTCGCCACCGCACTGCAACGGGCGCTACATGCCCTCGACGGCAACCTGTTGCGCGCCGGCCAGCTGTACAGCCCGGTGCCCGAGGGACTTTGGCTTGATTTGCACCAGCTGTACCGGATTGCCTGCCAGCACAAGTTGCAACACCTGAGCGTCAGCGATGAGCTTGCCAGCCAGGTTCATCAGTTGAACGCCGAACAGACCTACGTCGTCGCCCTGCTGCTAGGCGCCTCGCGCAGCAATCAGTTGCGCCAGAGCCAGATCGCGCGACTGGCCGAGGTACTGGAATCGTGGAGCCAGTGGGTCAAGCTGGACCCGCCCGCCAGCGCCGCCACCAGCCTTTTCGCCGTCGCACCGCAACTGGATGTCGGACCGCGGTATCGCTCCAAATTCCGCGCCGAGCAGCAACCTAGCCTGCAAGGTTTCGATCTTGAGCCGTTGGTACGCGCGATTACCACCCATCTGGCGCACCCTGTCGAATCATCGCTGCCAGTACCCGCCGGCATGAGTGCCGACACCCTGCACCACCTGCAAGCCGCCTGGGGCGAGGCCGTCGAACGCAGCTTCCAGCGCACCGAGGGCAACGGAACGCTGACGTTGTGCGTGGGCATGAGCGCGCTGCACTACTACCTTGGAGGCGAGCGCTCCTTCAGCGAAATCCTGAAGAATCCAGCGACGCGCAAGGCCCGGTTCGAGGCCTCGCCGACCACAAAAAACGACACTTGGAGCCAGGCCTTCGACGCCGCGCCAGCCGGTGACAGCGAGCTGCTGCCCTACGAAGAAATCGAGTACCCGGTCAATCCGGCCGATGACGACAGCACCAGCTCCGACAATCAGCATCACTTTCCAACCTACGACCTGCCAATCATCAATCACAGCCCGGGCGGTTACTGCCTTGGCTGGCCGAAAGAGGTGCCGGAACAATTGCAGGCCGGGGAGATGGTCGGCATTCGTGACGCCAACGACCAGACCTGGAGCATCGCCGTGGTGCGCTGGATCCGCCAGGTACGCAATGGCGCCATGCAGATGGGCATCGAGCTGGTCGCACCCCACGCCCAGCCTTGCGGGTTGCAACTGATCCGCGAACAGAGCGACCAGGGACATTACCTGCGAGGATTGTTACTGCCCGAAATCAGCGCCATCGACCTGCCGCCCACCGTTATTGCCCCGCGCCTGCCTTTCCAGGAAGGCCAGCAAGTATTGATCAATACCGACGGGCAGGCACGTCGTGCCGGCCTGGATCGCCGGGTCACCAGCACCCACAGCTTCAACCAGTTTGCCTACCGCCAGGAGGATTCGGGCACGGCCGGGGATGGCGGCGCGCAAGAAGGGGATTTCGATTCGTTGTGGAAGTCGCTCTAG
- a CDS encoding retropepsin-like aspartic protease family protein → MSQQPPGKRAGRVLMIVAWCAALFLATRFFAQWEQREHNPNTEVYSQKGEGFIEVKLVGNKQGHFVASGQINGQPVDFMLDTGATDVAVPQELAERLKLEKGFGVTLSTANGLSEGYRTRIDRLQLGDIVLRDVRALVAPGLGGTQVLLGMSALNKLEFTQRDGTMLLRQTTN, encoded by the coding sequence ATGAGCCAGCAACCGCCGGGCAAGCGCGCCGGCCGGGTGCTGATGATCGTGGCTTGGTGCGCGGCGCTGTTTCTGGCGACGCGGTTTTTCGCCCAGTGGGAGCAGCGCGAGCACAATCCCAACACAGAGGTGTATTCGCAAAAGGGCGAAGGATTTATCGAGGTGAAGCTGGTCGGCAATAAACAGGGGCATTTCGTCGCCAGCGGCCAGATCAACGGCCAGCCGGTGGATTTCATGCTCGACACCGGGGCCACCGATGTGGCGGTCCCGCAGGAACTGGCCGAGCGGCTGAAGCTGGAAAAAGGTTTTGGCGTGACATTGAGCACCGCCAACGGTTTGAGCGAAGGTTATCGCACCCGCATCGACCGGCTGCAATTGGGCGACATCGTCTTGCGCGATGTCCGCGCCCTGGTGGCGCCAGGCCTGGGTGGCACGCAGGTGCTACTGGGCATGAGCGCCCTGAACAAACTTGAATTTACCCAGCGCGACGGCACCATGCTGTTGCGCCAGACAACGAACTGA